TGGTGAAACGGCCTCGCCTGCTGATATAATGCAGTCGAAGACAGGTATTCCCGTAGTTGCATTCTCGTCGGGATCATTCAGCGATGATGAAAGCCTGGAAAAGATGTTTGCCGGATTCCGGATTATCGGCGAGGCTCTCGGAAAGGAGGAACGTGCTGAAGAACTGATCCGATATATCGAAGATTCAAAAGCCGACCTGATAGAGCGGACCGCAGATATTCCCGAATCCGAAATAAAAACTGCATTTATCGGAGGCCTTTCACACAGCGGAGCTCATGGTCTGATGTCCACAAGTTCACAGTATGTTCCCTTTGAATGGTGCAACGTTGCGAATATCGCTGCTACAGATTCCGACATATCCAGTTCCGACTTTTCGAAAGAGTCGTTGATATACGCAGACCCGGATTACATCTTCATTGACGCCGGAACATTGAATGTAGAGGATGAGATCGGGGGATTTGAAGATATAAAAAGTACGGTCTTCTCTGATCTAAAGGCAGTGAAAAGCGGGGATGTATATGCAACTCTTCCATATAACAGTCGGGCAACAAATTATGCCACCGTCCTTGCTGATGCATATTATATCGGAAAGACCGTCTATCCTGAGAAATTCGGGGACATAGATGCAGAAGAGAAGGCCGATGAGATCTATACGATGTTTGTCGGAGAGCCTGTTTTCGACAGGCTAAATGAAATCTGTAATAATCAGGGCTTTAAAAAAGTGAACCTTGAATAAATATTTTCATCTTTTCTCTTTTAGAAGGAAAATTCGGAATGCTTTTGAATTCTCTTCCTCCGTTGTAAGTTTAATAGTTTACATGGGGATTATTATTTCTGATCAAAATGATCACACTTTTTATTGAAAGTATCGAATATTATCATATTATGATCTGGAAAGGAGTATTCCAGGGGGCAATTATTCTGCTTTTTGCAGCTGCAATTCTCGTATCCGGTTGTTCGGAGAGTACTGCATATGTTTATAGTGGCGATGAAGAATCATCCGTAGTGATAACCGACAACTACGGGCGTGAAGTTACTGTCCCTTCTGAAATCGGCAGCATAGTATGCTCATCAGGAGGAACCTGTACAAGATACATTACATATTTGGAGTCTTCAAACCTGCTTGCCGGTATTGAAAGCGGCGAAGAGGAAACTGAAACCAGCAGGCCTTATACCCTTGTGAATCCGCAGTTTGCAGATCTTCCGATCGTCAGCACCAGGGGCGACGGGGCGAACCTTGAACAGGTTATGCTCGTAAATCCACAGGTCGTTTTCATGGCAGGAACAACGGTAACCAACGAGTCCGGCGAAACTGCTTCTCCTGCGGACGTCATGCAGACTAAGACGGGTATTCCCGTAATTGCATTCTCATCGGGATCATTCAACGATGATGAAAGCCTGGAAGAGATGTTTGCGGGATTCAGGCTTTTGGGAGAGGCTCTAGGGAAAGAAGAACGTGCTGAGGAACTAATTGCATATATTGAAGATTCGAAAGCCGACCTGATGCAACGGACTGCAGACATTCCCGACTCAGAACAAAAGACTGCATATATCGGGGGTTTATCAGCAGGAGGAGCACACGGTCTGATGTCAACAAGTTCACGGTATGTTCCGTTCTCATGGTGTAATATTGTGAATGTCGCGGCCAATGATGCGGATATCTACAGTACTGATTTCTCGAAAGAATCATTGATCTATGCAGATCCCGATTATATCTTCATAGATGCGGGAACACTTCGCGTAGAGGATGAGATCGGTGGATTCGATGACATAAAAAGCCAGATTTTCTCCGAACTAAAGGCTGTGAAAAACGGGGATGTTTACTCGACTCTGACCTATAACTACCGTGCCACAAATTATGCCACAGTCCTTGCCGATGCTTATTATGTGGGAAAAACGGTTTATCCTGAAAGGTTTGAGGATATAGATCCAAAAGAGAAAGCCGACGAGATCTATACGATGTTTGTCGGTGAGGCGGTCTTTGACAGGCTTAATACGATATCCAACAACCAGGGGTTCGAAAAGATTCCTCTTGAGTAGACCCTTTTGCTTATCCTGAAAACAGGGTATTCAACCTAATTTTCTATTTATTCCGATTGAATGAAAATGAACTGGAATTAGTTCATGCCATGATGCTGGTTATTTTTCCGTCTTGAGTAGTATGATATTTATCAACTGTTTATAATTATTAAATCAAGTTGTAAATTGGAAAAGCATTTAGTAATACTTTTATTAACTAATGTATTATTATTGAAAGGGCTTATTGGATATTTTCATCAGCTCCGCACATGCGATTCAGTTCTGTGAATGCCCGCTGGCATCCGGTTCGAATCGGTTTTAAATGAGATGATTGTTATGAAAGAGGATTGGTTTAAAGCAATATTCTGTCTGGTTGTAGCAGTTGTGCTATGTACACAGATAGTGGCAGCATCGCCTGATGCAGATCAAATGGAGGCTCTGGGGGAATATGCAGCCACAATTGCAATGGATGAACTTGGATTTGATTACGGCAGCCCGGACGTTGTTGTCCTGACGGATGCCGGCCGTGTTCTGGTGGACGGTCAGACCACAGAAAAGATCATATCCGGGATTACCAAAGTATCGGGACTGCAAAACAGTGACAACACGCTGTTCCAGATTAACCGTGCAGAATGGAATGACCTCTGGTTCTATTTTTACGATAAAGACACAGGAAAAGGTCTCTATCTTGTGCCGAAAGAGAGCTTCTTCAATATGAGCGCAGCAGCGGTCGAATCACTGTCTCCTGAGGATGCATTCTCGACCGTTTCTCTGGTCACAGGCGATATCTACCAGATGCTTGAAGATACCGATGCAGGCAATGCAACACAGAAGGCTCTTGGAGGCAATGCATTCTCGCTGGTTTCACTATCAAACGGCTGGGCATATGGTGCTCCGTATGATCTTATGTACGCGGCATCGCTTCACAATCACTTCTGCCCCGGAGTATCGAGTGGATACATTCTCGTAAAATACGTCGAGGAAAACCTGCCGCTGACCGATGGAACATCGTATACGGTAATCTCAAATCCCACCTGGTGTAAAGAGGATTTATACCCGACCCTCTGGGATATGACACCCGGAAAGGGCGGAGTGGCTTCTTCGGTTGTATTTACGGATGAGGATGAGGAGTATCTCACCAATGAGTATGGTATCCGCCCTGCAGGTATCTTCGTCCTCTGGGACAGGAAGGCTAACAACGGTACAGGCCTCGCACTTGGATTCCAGTTCGACGAATCGGAATGGACCGGCCCTTCCTGGGGTCAGAAGGTTTATCAAACCGCGGATATGGTGCAGAATCTCGATCATCCCGAAGATTATGTTAAAGTCATGAAGGAATTCACGGTGGATTCCGGGATGCTCTCC
The window above is part of the Methanolacinia paynteri genome. Proteins encoded here:
- a CDS encoding ABC transporter substrate-binding protein gives rise to the protein MIWKGVFQGAIILLFAAAILVSGCSESTAYVYSGDEESSVVITDNYGREVTVPSEIGSIVCSSGGTCTRYITYLESSNLLAGIESGEEETETSRPYTLVNPQFADLPIVSTRGDGANLEQVMLVNPQVVFMAGTTVTNESGETASPADVMQTKTGIPVIAFSSGSFNDDESLEEMFAGFRLLGEALGKEERAEELIAYIEDSKADLMQRTADIPDSEQKTAYIGGLSAGGAHGLMSTSSRYVPFSWCNIVNVAANDADIYSTDFSKESLIYADPDYIFIDAGTLRVEDEIGGFDDIKSQIFSELKAVKNGDVYSTLTYNYRATNYATVLADAYYVGKTVYPERFEDIDPKEKADEIYTMFVGEAVFDRLNTISNNQGFEKIPLE
- a CDS encoding ABC transporter substrate-binding protein → MFLKGILPVMIILLFTAAILVSGCSESTAYVYSGDEESSVTITDSYGREVTIPSDIDSIVCSSGGTCTRYITYMESSDLFIGIESGEEENETNRPYVLVNPQFADLPVASTKSDGANLEQIMVLDPDVIFTAGTTVTNESGETASPADIMQSKTGIPVVAFSSGSFSDDESLEKMFAGFRIIGEALGKEERAEELIRYIEDSKADLIERTADIPESEIKTAFIGGLSHSGAHGLMSTSSQYVPFEWCNVANIAATDSDISSSDFSKESLIYADPDYIFIDAGTLNVEDEIGGFEDIKSTVFSDLKAVKSGDVYATLPYNSRATNYATVLADAYYIGKTVYPEKFGDIDAEEKADEIYTMFVGEPVFDRLNEICNNQGFKKVNLE
- a CDS encoding FmdE family protein, coding for MKEDWFKAIFCLVVAVVLCTQIVAASPDADQMEALGEYAATIAMDELGFDYGSPDVVVLTDAGRVLVDGQTTEKIISGITKVSGLQNSDNTLFQINRAEWNDLWFYFYDKDTGKGLYLVPKESFFNMSAAAVESLSPEDAFSTVSLVTGDIYQMLEDTDAGNATQKALGGNAFSLVSLSNGWAYGAPYDLMYAASLHNHFCPGVSSGYILVKYVEENLPLTDGTSYTVISNPTWCKEDLYPTLWDMTPGKGGVASSVVFTDEDEEYLTNEYGIRPAGIFVLWDRKANNGTGLALGFQFDESEWTGPSWGQKVYQTADMVQNLDHPEDYVKVMKEFTVDSGMLSELKDPLNNPYEVIGMMQ